One genomic window of Labeo rohita strain BAU-BD-2019 unplaced genomic scaffold, IGBB_LRoh.1.0 scaffold_1620, whole genome shotgun sequence includes the following:
- the LOC127158644 gene encoding uncharacterized protein LOC127158644 has translation MAEAGRRVQPNVPRSTVSSIIQTFRRENRIGRQPQVGGRRKLLNEQQEREICNMVIANNAITLRQIRNAILLDNVIFQNINSISISTIDRVLKKHQMTMKQIYRVPFERNSDRVKELRYQYVHRIMALEGNETPHILVFVDEAGFNLAKGRRRGRNIIGHRATVDVPGQRGANITMCAAISERGVATHIPSLGPYNTQKLLNFWTTFILI, from the exons ATGGCAGAGGCAGGTCGCCGAGTGCAGCCTAATGTGCCTCGGTCTACAGTCTCCTCCATCATCCAAACCTTTCGCAGGGAAAACAG GATTGGACGACAGCCTCAAGTGGGTGGCAGAAGAAAACTTCTAAATGAACAACAAGAACGAGAAATATGCAACATGGTCATTGCAAATAATGCCATCACACTGAGACAGATTCGTAATGCAATCCTTCTAGACAATGTAATATTCCAAAATATAAACTCTATCAGCATCTCCACAATAGACCGGGTATTGAAGAAACATCAGATGACCATGAAACAGATTTACAGGGTACCATTTGAGAGAAACTCTGACAGAGTGAAAGAGCTGCGGTACCAGTATGTGCAT AGAATAATGGCATTAGAAGGCAACGAAACCCCTCACATCCTAGTGTTCGTTGATGAAGCTGGCTTCAACCTGGCCAAAGGTCGAAGGCGTGGCCGTAACATCATTGGCCACCGAGCCACTGTGGATGTCCCAGGCCAGCGAGGAGCAAATATAACAATGTGTGCCGCTATATCAGAAAGAGGTGTGGCCACACACATTCCCAGTTTAGGGCCCTACAATACACAAAAGCTCCTCAATTTTTGGACCACCTTTATACTGATCTGA